A window from Aquiluna borgnonia encodes these proteins:
- a CDS encoding DeoR/GlpR family DNA-binding transcription regulator: protein MLAAQRKARILEEVSLAGAIRITDLAEKLGVSEVTIRRDVETLANQGMVDKVHGGVTSNSLSSTLEPSFDSTSKKEQGAKDAIAKLAFELVRPGMAVALMGGSSVYALAKLLKDLPNLTIVTNSVPISDLFAQSPRGDQTVVLTGGVRTPTDSLVGNITSEVFSRFNLDLVFMGTHGMDSEFGFSSPNLVESETNREVIKRSQRFVVLADHTKWGMRGFSSFASFEQADVVITDSQLPKTALASLNESVRDVRVAQIR from the coding sequence GTGCTAGCAGCTCAGCGCAAGGCGAGAATCCTCGAAGAGGTTTCGCTCGCCGGTGCCATTCGCATAACCGACCTGGCGGAGAAGCTCGGAGTTTCCGAGGTGACCATTCGCCGCGATGTCGAGACATTGGCGAACCAGGGCATGGTGGACAAGGTCCACGGCGGCGTAACCTCAAACTCACTCTCCTCTACCCTGGAGCCCTCCTTTGACTCCACCTCCAAAAAGGAGCAGGGTGCCAAAGACGCCATCGCCAAGTTGGCCTTTGAACTTGTTAGGCCCGGCATGGCCGTGGCGCTGATGGGCGGAAGCTCCGTCTACGCGCTGGCTAAATTGCTCAAGGATCTTCCAAACCTGACCATAGTTACCAACTCGGTGCCAATTTCAGACCTGTTTGCTCAGAGCCCCAGGGGTGACCAGACCGTGGTGCTAACCGGCGGAGTGAGGACCCCTACCGACTCGCTGGTTGGGAACATCACCTCCGAGGTGTTCTCCAGATTCAACCTGGATCTTGTGTTTATGGGCACCCACGGCATGGACAGTGAATTTGGGTTCTCATCGCCAAACCTCGTTGAATCCGAAACTAACCGAGAGGTCATCAAGCGCAGCCAACGCTTTGTTGTGCTGGCCGACCACACCAAGTGGGGGATGCGCGGATTTAGCTCATTTGCAAGTTTCGAGCAGGCGGATGTCGTAATCACAGATTCTCAGCTACCAAAGACTGCACTGGCCTCACTCAATGAGAGCGTGCGGGATGTTCGAGTCGCTCAAATTCGCTAG
- a CDS encoding uracil-DNA glycosylase, whose product MFEDQLHPDWVRLLSDQLPLLREISQAVLQDPLSIPAQENVMRVFALPPKSYRVLIVGQDPYPNPEHAMGLSFAVPNQTPVLPPSLKNILRELADDLGPEFVSDGDITAWSQRGVMLLNRHLTTRSHQSGAHFDLGWDLFTDAVVERLQEESAGKLVAILWGDKAQQLAPKLSGSVVIASPHPSPLSAYRGFFGSKPFSRCNKALLELGLNEIDWSA is encoded by the coding sequence ATGTTCGAAGATCAGCTCCACCCCGACTGGGTCCGGCTGCTATCCGACCAACTCCCACTGCTGAGGGAAATTTCTCAGGCAGTTTTGCAAGATCCACTCTCGATTCCAGCTCAAGAGAATGTGATGCGGGTGTTTGCTCTTCCCCCAAAGAGCTACCGGGTGCTGATTGTTGGGCAGGACCCATATCCAAACCCCGAGCATGCCATGGGGTTGAGCTTCGCGGTTCCCAATCAAACGCCGGTGTTACCGCCGAGTTTGAAAAACATACTTCGAGAGCTCGCAGATGACCTAGGTCCCGAATTTGTTTCCGATGGGGACATCACCGCTTGGTCGCAGCGCGGGGTCATGCTTCTCAATCGTCACCTCACCACCCGGAGCCATCAGTCGGGTGCGCACTTTGATTTGGGGTGGGATCTGTTCACAGATGCGGTGGTGGAGCGCTTACAAGAAGAATCAGCGGGAAAGCTGGTGGCTATTTTGTGGGGGGATAAGGCCCAACAGTTAGCTCCCAAGCTTTCGGGTTCAGTCGTAATCGCATCGCCTCACCCTTCACCGCTCTCTGCCTACCGCGGCTTCTTTGGGTCAAAACCGTTTTCTCGCTGTAACAAAGCACTTCTAGAGTTGGGGTTGAACGAGATTGATTGGAGCGCTTAG
- a CDS encoding bifunctional o-acetylhomoserine/o-acetylserine sulfhydrylase: protein MSDATKWGFETVQIHAGATPDPATNARAVPIYKTTAYTFNSAEHARNLFGLAEFGNIYTRIMNPTQDVAEKRIAALEGGTAALLLSSGQAAETFAILNIAQAGDHIVSSSTLYGGTYNLFKYTLAKLGIETTFVENQDDAAEWQAAVRPNTKLFFAETIGNPKVSILDIRKVADIAHASGVPLIVDNTVATPYLIKPLEHGADIVVHSATKFLGGHGTVVAGAIVDGGKFEWSKSDKFPGLTQPDPSYHGVVYTQALGDGIAYIIKARVQLLRDIGAAVSPDTAFSLIQGIETLSLRMERHVENASKIATWLEQHPQVISVNYAGLASSPYHEAQKRYSPKGAGAIVSFEIVGGVDSGIKFVDGLELFSHVANIGDVRSLVIHPASTTHSQLSEKDLATTGVTPGLVRLSVGLETYEDLIADLQKGFAQAK from the coding sequence ATGTCAGATGCAACCAAGTGGGGTTTTGAGACCGTCCAGATTCACGCGGGCGCCACCCCCGACCCAGCCACCAATGCCCGCGCTGTTCCGATCTACAAGACCACCGCCTACACCTTCAACTCAGCCGAGCACGCTCGCAACCTCTTTGGTCTTGCTGAGTTCGGCAACATCTACACCAGAATCATGAACCCAACCCAGGATGTCGCTGAGAAGCGCATCGCAGCCCTTGAGGGCGGCACAGCTGCGCTGCTGCTGTCCTCGGGCCAAGCAGCCGAGACCTTTGCCATCTTGAACATCGCCCAGGCCGGCGACCACATTGTCTCCTCCTCCACCCTCTACGGCGGAACCTACAACCTCTTCAAATACACCCTTGCCAAGCTGGGTATTGAAACCACCTTCGTGGAGAACCAGGATGACGCTGCCGAATGGCAGGCTGCAGTTAGGCCAAACACCAAGCTGTTTTTTGCCGAGACCATCGGAAACCCAAAGGTTTCTATTCTGGACATCCGCAAGGTTGCCGACATCGCTCACGCCAGCGGTGTGCCGCTGATTGTGGACAACACGGTTGCCACCCCATACCTGATCAAGCCACTTGAGCACGGTGCAGACATCGTCGTGCACTCGGCCACCAAGTTCCTCGGCGGCCACGGCACCGTGGTCGCAGGTGCGATCGTCGACGGCGGCAAGTTCGAGTGGTCCAAGTCCGATAAGTTCCCAGGCCTAACTCAGCCGGACCCGAGCTACCACGGCGTGGTCTACACCCAGGCCCTGGGTGACGGCATCGCTTACATCATCAAGGCTCGCGTTCAGCTGCTGCGAGACATTGGAGCTGCAGTCTCTCCAGACACTGCGTTCTCGTTGATTCAGGGCATTGAAACCCTGAGCCTTCGCATGGAGCGCCACGTTGAAAACGCCAGCAAGATTGCCACGTGGCTCGAGCAGCACCCGCAGGTCATCAGCGTGAATTACGCAGGACTCGCCAGCTCCCCCTACCACGAGGCTCAGAAGCGCTACTCACCCAAGGGTGCCGGCGCAATTGTCTCGTTCGAGATCGTGGGCGGTGTGGATTCCGGAATCAAGTTCGTAGATGGCCTTGAGCTATTCAGCCACGTTGCCAACATCGGAGACGTTCGCTCACTCGTGATTCACCCTGCCTCCACCACCCACTCCCAGCTGAGCGAAAAAGACCTCGCCACCACGGGCGTTACCCCGGGCTTGGTTCGCCTCTCGGTTGGTCTTGAGACCTACGAGGACCTGATCGCCGACCTGCAGAAGGGTTTTGCCCAGGCAAAATAA
- a CDS encoding GNAT family N-acetyltransferase: protein MVDSETRWRLVRRLRQRGPEAEKPLEIRSATVEDLPAIRDIYNYFIRNTVVTFDDKPLDLDYWKQKHELLGKFELPFIVMVRGDIEVIGFAFVAPWRQRSGYLKIVENSIYLSAAATGKKLGTRLLADLISRCRAVGVREIIAVIADRGADASMALHKKLGFVEQGHLAKVGVRFGKPIGSYLLALNLSR, encoded by the coding sequence GTGGTGGATTCCGAAACTCGTTGGCGCCTGGTGCGAAGGCTCAGGCAACGCGGCCCAGAGGCTGAAAAACCCCTTGAGATCAGAAGCGCCACCGTGGAAGACCTCCCCGCCATCCGAGACATCTACAACTACTTCATCAGAAACACCGTCGTCACCTTTGACGACAAGCCTTTGGATTTGGACTACTGGAAGCAAAAACACGAGCTGCTGGGCAAATTTGAATTGCCCTTTATCGTTATGGTCAGAGGCGACATAGAAGTCATCGGCTTTGCCTTCGTGGCTCCCTGGCGGCAACGCTCCGGCTATCTCAAGATAGTTGAGAACTCGATTTACCTATCGGCAGCGGCCACTGGCAAGAAGCTCGGCACCCGACTGCTAGCAGACTTGATCTCTCGCTGCCGAGCTGTTGGGGTGCGGGAGATTATCGCGGTGATCGCCGACCGCGGTGCGGATGCCTCGATGGCCCTGCACAAAAAGCTGGGCTTTGTGGAGCAGGGACATCTAGCAAAGGTTGGGGTGAGGTTTGGTAAACCAATCGGCAGCTACCTGCTCGCACTCAACCTGTCGCGCTAG
- a CDS encoding beta-galactosidase, which translates to MLNLNTLHFGGDYNPEQWDKEVWKEDIELMQRASVNLVSLGIFSWAKLEPSDGNYDFDWLDEVVELLHQGGISIDMATATASPPAWLTLAHPEVLPVNFDGVRLSHGGRQQYCAASEAYRTKAAALVEQIAKRYAKHPAVKMWHVNNEYGCHAPYCYCENSRKAFVSWLQMRYASLDELNTAWGTDFWSQRYYNWEEIVVPKRTPDGTHPNPGQQLDFKRFSSDVTLELFKMERDIIKKYDSVNPVTTNFMSMKFTYAMDYFAWAKEVDFVSTDHYLAQHDPLNHIDLAQQADLTRGFAGGKQWLLMEHSSSAVNWQPRNYAKTPGQEKRNALSFVARGSQGALYFQWRQGQAGSERFHSALVPHAGEDTRVFREVSELGAILKSMPELSQYPTNRAEVAMVYDYEQFWVMMQANMPTEDLSYPNTVAQWYRAMWELGIQVDFVQASASKEELSQYKLVLMPMVHMLSEQEEENFISYAQQGGNLVVGYFSNISSRTGRVKLGGYGGKLVKDVIGVYVEEFYPLRPEQELELSNGLKARMWSELSRANGAEVLASFAGSDVDGSVAIAKRKLGSSTAWYQGTELTEKSQKKFFAEIVKKLEIHSEGGEGTEVIHRGPFRFEINHLKNKVKVSRS; encoded by the coding sequence ATGCTCAACCTAAACACCCTGCACTTTGGAGGCGACTACAACCCCGAGCAGTGGGACAAAGAGGTCTGGAAAGAAGACATCGAGCTGATGCAGAGGGCATCGGTCAACCTGGTATCGCTGGGAATCTTCTCCTGGGCAAAGCTCGAACCATCTGATGGCAACTATGACTTCGACTGGCTCGATGAGGTCGTTGAACTACTGCACCAGGGCGGCATCTCAATTGACATGGCTACCGCCACCGCCTCACCACCGGCCTGGTTGACATTGGCTCACCCGGAGGTGCTGCCGGTGAACTTTGATGGAGTTCGGCTCTCCCACGGCGGTCGCCAGCAGTACTGCGCGGCAAGCGAGGCCTACCGAACCAAGGCTGCAGCGCTGGTTGAGCAAATTGCCAAGCGCTATGCAAAGCACCCCGCCGTTAAGATGTGGCACGTGAACAACGAGTACGGTTGCCACGCTCCCTATTGCTACTGCGAAAACTCCCGCAAAGCTTTTGTCAGCTGGTTGCAAATGCGCTACGCGAGCCTAGATGAGTTGAACACCGCCTGGGGCACCGACTTCTGGTCGCAGCGCTACTACAACTGGGAAGAGATTGTGGTGCCAAAGCGCACTCCCGATGGCACTCACCCAAACCCGGGTCAGCAGCTTGACTTCAAGCGATTCTCCTCCGATGTCACGCTCGAGCTTTTCAAAATGGAGCGCGACATCATCAAGAAATACGACTCGGTGAACCCGGTCACCACCAACTTCATGTCCATGAAATTCACCTATGCGATGGACTACTTCGCCTGGGCCAAAGAGGTGGATTTTGTTTCAACCGACCACTACCTCGCACAGCACGATCCGCTGAACCACATCGACCTCGCGCAGCAGGCTGACCTAACCCGAGGCTTTGCAGGCGGCAAGCAGTGGCTACTGATGGAGCACAGCTCCTCGGCAGTCAACTGGCAGCCGCGCAACTACGCCAAGACCCCGGGTCAAGAAAAGCGCAACGCCCTGAGCTTTGTCGCCAGGGGCTCACAGGGAGCGCTGTATTTCCAGTGGCGCCAGGGGCAAGCTGGTTCGGAGCGCTTCCACTCGGCACTGGTTCCCCATGCCGGTGAAGACACCAGGGTGTTCCGCGAGGTTTCCGAGCTCGGGGCCATTCTGAAGTCAATGCCTGAGCTTTCGCAGTATCCAACCAACCGAGCTGAAGTTGCAATGGTCTATGACTATGAGCAGTTCTGGGTCATGATGCAGGCCAACATGCCAACCGAGGACCTGAGCTACCCAAACACCGTTGCGCAGTGGTATCGAGCCATGTGGGAATTGGGCATTCAGGTTGATTTCGTTCAAGCCAGTGCCTCCAAGGAGGAGCTCAGCCAATACAAGTTGGTTTTGATGCCCATGGTCCACATGCTTTCGGAGCAGGAGGAGGAAAACTTCATCTCCTACGCGCAGCAGGGCGGCAACCTTGTGGTCGGCTACTTCTCCAACATCAGTAGCCGAACCGGAAGGGTGAAACTCGGCGGCTACGGCGGCAAGTTGGTAAAGGACGTCATCGGCGTTTACGTGGAGGAGTTTTACCCGCTTCGCCCCGAGCAGGAACTTGAGCTTTCCAATGGCCTCAAGGCCAGGATGTGGTCGGAGTTATCGAGGGCAAACGGCGCCGAGGTGCTGGCAAGTTTTGCCGGCTCGGATGTCGACGGCTCGGTTGCTATCGCCAAGCGAAAGCTTGGATCCTCAACCGCCTGGTATCAGGGGACCGAGCTAACCGAGAAATCCCAAAAGAAGTTCTTTGCCGAGATTGTCAAGAAGCTGGAGATTCACTCCGAGGGAGGCGAGGGGACAGAGGTCATCCACCGCGGCCCATTCCGCTTCGAGATCAATCACCTAAAGAACAAGGTCAAAGTCTCGAGAAGCTAA
- a CDS encoding M20 metallopeptidase family protein — MPSPVELLTEAKSYAALLSEIRRELHQIPEFALNLPQTQARILSSIEGLGEIFLGKSLSSIALLIRGENPGPTVLLRADMDALSVTEETGEPFSSTNGFMHACGHDLHMAAGIGAAHLLATHKAELKGNVLIWFQPGEEGHHGADVMIEEGFLDLSGERPIAAYGLHVFTSLPIGAIASKAGAMMASAGDLLVSFQGSGGHGSMPWLSKDPITPMVEAISALQVMLNKRFDQFDPVILNVGWISAGDQATTNVIPDSASFGATVRTFSQRNTDLLHTLVPEMIHSIAKSYGLTATVEFSVPTKVLMNDPGAIARVERISQELVGPGYQTMQVPIAGGEDFASIVAEVPGAFVFVGACPPEIDYQTAPTNHSSKARFDDSVLPLCSSLLAALAFDHLG, encoded by the coding sequence ATGCCAAGTCCGGTCGAGTTACTAACTGAGGCAAAGAGCTACGCAGCTCTTCTCTCGGAAATCCGACGAGAGCTCCACCAGATACCTGAGTTTGCTCTCAATCTCCCACAAACCCAGGCTCGAATCCTAAGTTCAATTGAAGGCTTGGGGGAGATTTTTCTGGGTAAAAGCCTGAGCTCGATCGCACTTTTGATTCGCGGGGAAAACCCCGGGCCCACGGTTTTGCTGCGCGCCGACATGGATGCGCTGAGTGTCACCGAGGAAACCGGTGAGCCGTTTTCTTCAACCAACGGTTTCATGCACGCCTGCGGTCACGATCTTCACATGGCAGCTGGCATTGGCGCCGCTCACCTGCTTGCCACCCACAAGGCTGAGCTCAAGGGCAACGTCTTGATCTGGTTCCAACCCGGTGAAGAGGGGCACCACGGCGCAGACGTCATGATCGAGGAGGGCTTTTTAGATCTCAGTGGCGAGCGCCCGATTGCCGCCTACGGACTGCATGTTTTTACCTCGCTACCGATTGGAGCAATTGCCTCAAAGGCCGGTGCCATGATGGCGAGCGCCGGAGACCTGCTGGTTAGTTTCCAAGGCTCCGGTGGCCACGGTTCAATGCCCTGGCTCTCTAAAGACCCAATCACCCCGATGGTTGAGGCCATCTCCGCCCTTCAGGTAATGCTCAATAAACGCTTCGATCAGTTTGACCCGGTGATTTTGAACGTCGGCTGGATTAGCGCTGGTGATCAAGCGACCACCAACGTGATTCCGGATTCAGCAAGTTTCGGAGCCACGGTTAGAACCTTTAGCCAGAGAAACACCGATTTGCTGCACACGCTCGTGCCAGAAATGATTCACTCGATTGCAAAGAGCTATGGACTCACTGCGACCGTGGAGTTCTCAGTCCCCACCAAGGTGCTGATGAACGACCCGGGTGCTATCGCTCGAGTGGAGCGAATCTCGCAGGAGCTCGTTGGTCCCGGTTACCAAACCATGCAGGTCCCGATCGCCGGCGGCGAGGACTTTGCCTCGATTGTTGCCGAGGTTCCTGGGGCCTTTGTGTTTGTGGGGGCTTGCCCGCCAGAGATCGACTACCAAACCGCGCCCACCAATCACAGCTCAAAGGCAAGGTTTGACGATTCAGTTTTGCCGCTGTGCTCTAGCCTGCTGGCCGCCTTGGCCTTTGACCACCTAGGGTAA
- a CDS encoding alpha-galactosidase — MVSENFVHLRQSGVSLLIDLSQGPAEIIHWGLDLGPISAIEDFTRSAMEPVAHAELDMPMYNGIWRENSRGNIGLPALQGHRSGSDFSAHFVVTQVLSSETSATIIAEDQIAGLRLENRYEFLGSGVLSVTQVLTNLGTSEFTLNELSTFMPLPDRVSESVDFTGRWVNERQLQRRDIQSGVFSREHREGRSSHDYTIMQYALTRGASYQTGEVWGLGLMFSGNSRHLIERQQSGRTFMAAAELLLPGEVILAPGESYSAPAVAAVYSPSGFDGATNSVYSWLRSRPNHPTNIRPRPLTLNVWEAVYFDHSLEKLSELAETAKSIGVERFVLDDGWFGSRRDDLRGLGDWHVSAEVWPDGLGPLIKKVKECGMEFGLWFEGEMVNPDSDLYRQHPDWILKVANRVPPEGRHEHVLDLTNPDAYSYVLEAVSKVLAENEISYIKWDHNRFLLEPASSGKAAVRAQTQAIYRLFDELKTRHQGLEIESCASGGGRIDLGMAMHADRFWTSDCNDASDRQRIQRYTQFAIPPELLGTHIGPTKAHTTLRVHELSFRAVTALFGHAGLEWDITQCTPAELDQLRQWASYYKQNRDLLHSGDVVRVDRADETSFVHGVVSKDRSRAIFAYVALGTQGASRPNSISLAGLDADRNYRVQAVFPAGEPKYLQRAQVGWLDGVVLSGAALCAMGLRAPILFPDNAFLIEIEAI, encoded by the coding sequence TTGGTCAGTGAAAACTTTGTTCACCTAAGACAATCCGGTGTCTCGCTGCTCATTGACCTCTCCCAGGGTCCAGCCGAGATTATTCACTGGGGTTTGGACCTGGGTCCCATCTCCGCCATTGAAGACTTCACCAGGTCGGCCATGGAGCCGGTCGCTCACGCTGAGCTTGATATGCCGATGTATAACGGGATATGGCGAGAGAACTCACGGGGCAACATTGGTTTGCCGGCGCTGCAGGGTCATCGCTCCGGTTCAGACTTCTCCGCACACTTCGTTGTGACGCAAGTGCTTTCCTCCGAAACCTCGGCGACGATTATTGCCGAGGATCAGATTGCTGGATTGCGCCTAGAGAACCGCTACGAGTTTTTAGGCTCTGGAGTTCTTTCCGTAACCCAGGTTCTAACAAATTTGGGAACTTCGGAGTTCACACTCAATGAGTTGAGCACCTTTATGCCGCTTCCCGATCGGGTCTCAGAGTCTGTGGATTTCACCGGTCGCTGGGTAAATGAGCGGCAGCTGCAGCGCAGAGATATTCAGTCTGGCGTATTCTCGCGTGAGCACCGTGAGGGGCGCTCGAGCCACGACTACACGATCATGCAGTATGCGCTGACCAGGGGTGCCTCCTATCAAACCGGCGAGGTTTGGGGGTTGGGTTTGATGTTCTCTGGAAATTCCAGACACTTGATTGAGCGCCAGCAATCGGGGAGAACCTTTATGGCGGCAGCGGAGCTGCTGCTTCCGGGAGAGGTGATCCTTGCCCCGGGTGAGAGCTACAGTGCACCTGCGGTGGCTGCGGTTTACTCACCTAGCGGATTCGATGGGGCCACAAATTCCGTGTACTCTTGGCTGCGCTCCAGGCCGAATCACCCAACCAACATTCGCCCCAGGCCACTGACCCTGAACGTTTGGGAAGCGGTCTACTTCGATCACTCACTAGAAAAGCTCTCCGAGCTTGCCGAGACCGCCAAATCCATCGGGGTGGAGCGCTTCGTGCTCGATGATGGCTGGTTCGGCTCGCGCCGCGATGACCTGAGGGGCCTAGGAGACTGGCATGTCTCTGCGGAGGTTTGGCCCGATGGCCTTGGACCACTCATCAAGAAGGTCAAAGAGTGCGGGATGGAATTTGGTCTTTGGTTTGAGGGCGAGATGGTCAATCCAGACTCAGACCTTTACCGTCAGCACCCAGACTGGATCTTGAAAGTTGCAAACCGCGTTCCGCCGGAGGGCAGGCACGAACACGTGCTAGATCTAACCAACCCCGATGCCTATAGCTACGTGCTGGAGGCAGTGAGCAAGGTGCTCGCCGAGAACGAGATCTCCTACATCAAGTGGGATCACAACCGTTTTCTTTTGGAGCCGGCAAGCAGCGGTAAAGCTGCGGTCCGGGCTCAGACCCAGGCCATCTATCGACTCTTTGATGAGCTAAAAACTCGGCACCAGGGACTTGAAATTGAATCTTGCGCCTCAGGCGGTGGGCGCATAGACCTTGGCATGGCCATGCACGCCGATCGGTTCTGGACCTCAGACTGCAACGATGCCTCAGATCGCCAGCGCATCCAGCGCTACACCCAGTTTGCTATTCCACCAGAGCTGCTCGGAACCCACATTGGGCCAACTAAGGCTCACACCACCCTCAGGGTTCACGAGCTCTCCTTCCGGGCGGTGACGGCGCTATTTGGGCACGCCGGTTTGGAGTGGGATATTACGCAGTGCACGCCAGCCGAGCTTGATCAACTGAGGCAATGGGCAAGCTACTACAAGCAAAACCGCGACCTTTTGCACTCTGGAGATGTTGTTCGAGTGGATCGTGCGGACGAAACCAGCTTTGTCCACGGCGTTGTATCCAAGGACAGATCCCGAGCAATCTTCGCCTACGTCGCCCTTGGCACCCAAGGGGCCTCAAGACCTAATTCGATTAGCCTTGCCGGCCTGGATGCCGACAGGAATTACCGCGTTCAAGCGGTGTTCCCGGCAGGTGAACCAAAGTATCTGCAGCGCGCCCAGGTTGGTTGGCTCGATGGGGTTGTGCTCAGCGGAGCGGCACTTTGCGCGATGGGCCTGAGGGCTCCAATTTTGTTCCCCGATAATGCGTTCCTAATAGAGATAGAGGCAATCTGA
- the metX gene encoding homoserine O-acetyltransferase MetX, with protein sequence MDFQISEDSAPSEFISEEQRRQLVGRPPATGAWLVGDPLGDRKFTDAFSLELESGKTLHSARLAYESWGELNESKSNAVLVLHALTGDSHTVGNSSKAHPTSGWWNGLIGPGLAIDTDKYFVLTPNVLGGCQGSTGPSSLNPRGNEYGANFPQLTIRDQANAFNELARQLQIDKWYAIVGGSMAGMHALEMVIENPEVTNRLAILAAPPFSTADQIALNTVQLEAIRSDSNFAGGDYYNAKPGFGPHRGLALARRMALLNYRSPEELNERFGRSWQSQVSPISENGKYAVESYLDFHGNKFVRRFDANSYITLVSAMNSHDVARGRESLEKALGRISCPTLVLGIDSDRLFPLAGQELIAKHISGELYGGELQVIQSEFGHDGFLIEIEEVGLRLGGLLQA encoded by the coding sequence ATGGATTTTCAGATCTCTGAAGACTCTGCTCCCTCGGAATTCATTTCCGAGGAGCAGCGTCGTCAGCTGGTTGGAAGACCTCCTGCCACCGGAGCGTGGCTGGTCGGAGACCCGCTAGGAGATAGAAAGTTCACCGATGCATTCTCTCTCGAGCTGGAATCGGGAAAGACCCTGCACTCAGCCAGGCTGGCCTATGAGAGCTGGGGGGAGCTAAACGAATCAAAATCCAATGCCGTATTGGTGCTACACGCCCTCACCGGTGACAGCCACACGGTTGGTAATTCAAGCAAGGCGCACCCGACCTCGGGTTGGTGGAACGGGCTGATTGGCCCGGGCCTTGCCATTGATACCGATAAGTATTTTGTGCTGACCCCCAATGTCCTTGGAGGCTGTCAGGGGTCAACCGGGCCAAGCTCACTGAATCCTCGAGGTAATGAGTACGGAGCCAACTTTCCACAACTCACCATTCGAGACCAGGCCAACGCCTTCAACGAACTGGCCCGGCAACTGCAAATTGATAAGTGGTATGCAATTGTGGGCGGATCAATGGCCGGCATGCACGCCCTGGAAATGGTCATTGAGAACCCTGAAGTAACAAACCGGCTTGCAATCCTGGCTGCCCCGCCATTTTCGACCGCAGACCAGATTGCCCTGAACACGGTTCAGCTCGAAGCCATCCGCTCCGACAGTAATTTTGCAGGTGGCGATTACTACAACGCCAAGCCCGGATTCGGACCGCACCGCGGCCTGGCACTGGCTAGGCGTATGGCGCTTTTGAACTACCGCTCTCCCGAGGAGCTTAACGAGCGCTTTGGTCGCAGCTGGCAATCACAGGTCAGCCCAATTTCCGAAAACGGAAAGTATGCCGTTGAGAGCTACCTGGATTTTCACGGCAACAAATTCGTTCGGCGCTTTGATGCCAACAGCTACATAACGCTGGTTAGCGCAATGAACTCACACGATGTTGCCAGGGGCCGGGAATCACTGGAAAAAGCTCTTGGTCGCATCAGTTGCCCAACACTGGTTTTGGGCATCGACTCGGACCGACTGTTCCCACTGGCCGGCCAAGAACTTATCGCCAAGCACATCTCTGGAGAGCTCTACGGCGGAGAGCTTCAGGTGATTCAGAGTGAGTTTGGGCACGATGGCTTTTTGATTGAGATCGAAGAGGTTGGCCTGCGCCTTGGGGGCCTACTGCAGGCCTAG